The nucleotide sequence CTTGAAATAGCATTCAACATTGCAGACCAGTTCATATATTGGTCATGTTTCATTTTAAGATATTTTTTCTTGCATGAAGTAATCAGGATTAAATGTATAATAATCTGGATTTCACTATTTAAATTTTTGCTCAAGTTGATGTAATTTCTTCATGTTGACACTTCATTGTAGGGTATGTCTGCTGCTACTTCTGACATGTTCTGTGGTCCTCATTAGATTGGGTTAGTTGGCTAGTTTAGAAAAAACGTAGATTGTGTGACATAGTGAGCACTGAGAACCTGCAAGATCATGTTTTCACTTATTGTCCAATATATGGTGGACTACCTCCCACCCCTCAAGTTATGAGGAGgctaaaatattttattttgtttagagatacagtgcagaacaagcCCTTCTGACCCATTGATTCGCGCTGCCTAGCAACTCACAGACTTagtccaagcctaatcacagagTAAAttatagtgaccaattaacctactgaccagtacatctttggactgtaggaggaagctggagtacccagaggaaacccacatgcactCAAGAAGAACGTACAAGTTTTCTTACAGAGTATGCCAGAATTGCGTTCGAACtccgacaccccaagctgtaatagcgttgcactaCCCTCTACTACAGGAAGAAATGTGCTTTGTTTATGTAgaatgatacagcacagaaagctTTTGCTGGCTCTTTGATTGAGAATCAATCAGTCTTTTCTTTGTATACTGCATTTCACATGCTATTTCTTAGATACCTACATTCCTTTTTCTCAGAATTCAATAAGTCAGATGTTAGACTGCTTTTTCTTCTAAAACTGATCTTTAATCTGCTTTTTCCCTCAGTAATGTGCTGCAGCCTATTCATGAACTGTGTTTTGATCATACAAACATCATTTACAGCAAAGTATGGCACAGGGTTAAGATTTTATCATGTACCTagaaataattttgttttactatCAAAGGGACGGTAGAATTTTCTAAATTTTACCAGAAATGGGGATTATTCATTAAGATTGATCTTACTAAATGTAACAAATATCTTAGTATCATAGCAAATATTTTGTATCTTAACTATTTTCTTTCATCACTTAGGGGAAAAAAGTTGCATTTTATAAAAGAGCACAGATCCTCGTAGCAGACATCTGGGGTCTTCTAGAAGGAAAGGGGTATGGTTTATTTCATGACATTGCCAGTCTGTCAATGTTCGCAGACTACCGAATCCCTCAGGCACTTGTCTATTTTGGAGCAATGAAGTATTCACAAGAACTCATGGAAAAACTTAAACAAGGTTTGTAATCAATTTAGTACCAATGATGAATAATTGTGAAAAGGGAGTAACACTGTGCATTTGTTAACAGAAGTCATGAACAAGAAATTTGTTCACTTTTTCAGATGTTCTGCATGACACCTGCAAAGTCTGTGGACAAAATTAATCAGCTAATGCCCAGTGATCAGTGCTGATTTATTTAAGATAAAGAAATAGCTGGAATGTGTTACGATGTATCAAGGTGTATTGAGGAGTCCATCTAAATGCAATGTTCACTGTTTGACAAATTAGGAGTATTTTATGTAAACAAAGGCTCCTAGCAAACATTAAAAAGCAGAATCTTGCTCGAGAAATAAGGATTTTGTAATATTGACCAAGATAGAATTGTGTTTCAGGACAATAGTTTTAAAAGCAATACAAAATTTATTGTAATCATTTCAAAAAGTAACTTCCATTTTTGACTTCATCTTAAAAGTACCTTAGCTAAAACTCAAGTCCCTGTAATAAAATATACTGTACTGAatagaataattttttttttaatccagacaATGTAAGTTCAATTGGTTTTGGGGTCTTTGGAATCAATGTCAGCCTATCAGGATCTGATAGGAGCCCATTTAAATTATTGCTTAGATATTCTCTGAAAATACTTAGCTGTACAGAATAACCTGTGTGTAAGGATGGATGACTTCAAATATCCTCACTTGATCTCCCACTGCAATGAGATGGGGGAAAAATCTTAAAAATAGAATTGGTGCTCTTGATACATTCTTCTTGTTTTATTGTAATAAGACCacatgcagaattaggccatttggcccatagagttCACTTTGCCagttcatcatggttgatttattatctctctcaatcccattcccctaccttctccccgtaaacttGGACACCTTGACTAAACAGTATATCTCACTATACAAACTACTtactacaaattactataatttgcacattatacattcagacggagatgtaacgtaaagatttttactcttcacatATGTGAAGGATGTTAGAAATAAAGTCCAATTCAACCTATCTACCTCCGTttaaaatatactcaatgacttgggctcCCTTTTGTGAATGCTGCGGACCCAATCTTAAACATCCTTgacactggcacctgggaggcaaaataccattgggtgtttttttaccccacatctacagaatctcctgtctgctcctctaactatgaaatctcctatcactactgcactcctcttctccctccttcccttctgagccatagaaCCAGAATAAGTGCCTGAGAGCCAGTCACTGTAGTTTCCCCCCGGTATGTTGTGGTCTTCAACAGAATCCAAAGCtgtatacttgttattgaggggaccggtcacaggagtactctgcactggcggcctattccctttcctgacagtcactcaggcACCTGCCTTTTGCTACTTTGGAGTGACTGCCTTCCTGTGTGGCGTGGCGTCTTTTTGACAAAGAAGATTGAAGACTCAACATGGCAATACAAGCAAAAGGTTTTGAATAGATTGGAGTTACCAAAGATAATTGGTCTGGTAGTGATATGAATCTCATCCTGCTGTTCTAGTTAATTGAGAGCTTACTCTTTATTGATGGACCTTATGACTACTTCCTACtgtcccatttaaaaaaaaattgtcttaTTCACTGTCCCCTCTGCATGTACACTTTCATCTCTCCTGATGGCAGTTCTGTTTATATAGTGATCAGTTCATACCAGTTTCTACTGCTAATTGTTCTTCAGTCACTAAACTGTGGAATAAGAAAACATAACTACGTTATGGGGAAAGTAACTAGAACCTGTGAGTTCAGTATGGGAATAGAAATATAAATAGGGATGGTTTGGGTTAAAATTGTTCGAACATTTCCAGTAACATGTATTCAGAAATTTTCCAAGTTAACTGGATGTCCATCTTGATTATTGCTAACTAAATAGTTTTGTTACCCAATTTGTTTTTTCGCTTTCTGCTCATTTTTACATTCTTCATTGAGAAAAAGGTTTCTTCTAGAAAAAGGGCAATTTGTTGGATATATAATACAAATCACAGGTTGTTAGCTACTCTGAAAATGTTTTCTGTAGGTAGAGGAAAGGTTATATTCTGATCAGAATGGAAACAATTAATTTATCCATTAACAAAATCTGACATTGGTGATAACATGGCAAACATCTGGCTAATCGTCATAAAATGGGTAACTCTATTGTGGTAATtctaagtacatgaatgggaaggATACATAGGGCGATATCCAAGTGTGGGTCaacgggactaggcagaataatagtttggcatggaccagatgggccaaagtgctTGTTTCTTTGCTGTTGCACTCTATGAGCAGGTTAAAACGGAagatgattttgtaaaatttgaTTCGTGCCTTATTATCTAATAGGAAGAAAAGccatcttgatatttattgtttcatTTCTCAAATATTGCAGACTTGACAATGTATATTGAAATGTCATTATTTGATATTTTACTTGGAATCTATTTATTTTGTTCCAATTGTTTTATCACTAGTCTAACCAAATTTACTGAAATTAGAAATGGCTTTTCAATTTGTCTCCTAGGTGTGCTCTTCCACTCCggggacagagaggaggtggaaatcAGAGGTTGCTCTATTTGGTGCATTGAGTTAATAATGCATCACATCCGAGAACTTGGAACACAAAAGAAATGTGTGAATAAAGAGATCAATTCTGTTCTTGTTGATTACTACCTGTGGGATTATGCAAGAGATCACCGAAAAGATATGGTAGATATTCCTATCCATCGTGTCCGATGCATCTACTACTAGTTAGATTCTACACAATTTCTGCAAAGCAAAGAAACATTTTGTTATGGGTGGTATGGTTGAATTGCTCATTTATATTAAATTGCCAACATTTAACTACTTTTGTACACCTCCAAAGTtgtgattttagaattatggtaTTTTATAAAATTGTTCGAGTAGGTAATAcgggtttaaaaaaaacacaaactgtggggaaactcagcaggtcaagtagcgcCGATGGAGGTGCAGAGATGGTGAACATTTTGGGCTATGATCCTCCATCACAACTGAAAATGTAGATAAAAGATAGCCAGTGTAAAGAGATGAGAGGGAGGCTGGTAGGTGATATATGGAATCAGGTGAATTGGAGGATAATGGGCAGATGAAGCCaggtaagggagagggaggagaacatttggacagggtggggggggggggggggtgagctgCTGGGCAGATGGAGCTAGATGAGAGAAGGAGGAAGATGGAGGCTGGAGGGTGATGGGATAAGAgcaatgatgggcagatggaaccaggtggggaCTGGTAGGAAACACAACCAAGAAAAAAGAAATCCAGGTGGATAGATGTGTAGATGATGCACAGATAGAACCAGCTGGGGAAGTTAAGAGATCTAGGTAATGGGTGGGGGTTGGGAAAGCAAAACAGGTGTGAGTTAACTGAAGTCGGAAAATTCTATGTAAGTCATTGTATTGTAATCTACTGTGTGGAATGTACAGTGTTGTTTTTCTAGTTTATGCTTGATCTCCTCATTGAAGAAGGTGGTAGACAGACAGATTGATATGGGAAGGGGAGTTGGAAATGATACAGCTGGAAGCTCAAAGTGACTGTTGCAGGCAGTGTACAGATGCTCAGCAAAACGGTTGTTTGGTTTTGTCAAAGTAAAAGAAGCCATGAACACTGGATGCTATAGAAAAAGGGTAGAAAAATGTATGTGAATCTTTGCCTCAACTGAGTGCTTAGGTCCCTGAAcagtggtggggttggggggagaaAAGATGCAGGGACAAATGAGAGGTGTCAAaaatggaccaaatgaatttcagggcagggtggaagttggaagcaaggttgatgaaattgacaagctcagcatgggtgcatgaagcagcaccaatgtgtCACCAATATAgtgcagaaagagttggggagcagtaccaggaAAAGCTTTCATGTAGCCAACGAAAAGGCAGGGACACATGGCTACCCCTTGAATTTGGAGTAAGTGGGAGGagcagaaggagaaattgttgaaggTGAGGACCAGATCTGCCAGAtggatggtggtggtggagggaactggttgggtctgttattgagaaagaagcagagagcagaGCACTTTAAGAACTTCTTGATGGGGATAGAAGTGTATGTGTCATTGGACATTCATGGTAAAAATGAGGTGGTCAGTGCTGGAGAATTGAGTGTTAAGATCGAGAGCTTGTGACGTGTCATGGATGTAGATgtgaagggactgaaccaagggggattgAATGGAGTTGAACTATGCGGACACAATTTCAGTGGGGTAGGAGCAAGCAGAGAAGGTGGGCCTACCTGGACAGTGggttttgtggatcttgggtaggaagtaGAAATGATCAGTGCAAGGTAGAGTATTATGAAGTTGGTGTCAGTGGATGGGAAATCTCCAGAATTGATGAAGTTAGTGATGCTGGGGAAGATAGTGGCCTGGTAGTGCAAAGATTCTTTGTAAAGGGGTTTTTTACAAGGGGTCAGTAAGAGGAGGGGTATGTCAGATGTGAGAAGGGGGGAAAATTGAAAGACACTGGGGTTCTCCAAGGAATTTACTTAAAATGACTGCTTAAAAAGGAGAGTGGGGTAAAGAGACAAGACTGAAGAAGCTAAAACACCTAAAGGTGCGTTCTACTTGCATTGACAGAGCATCAGCCAGCTCAACAAGAGTACAATTACatattttactgtttactgttaTTTCATAAGCTATAGGCCTGTAGTTTGATCTCAAATTGTATGGAAGTAAGTCTGGAAATAGTGTAGGCAATGCATCAAAACTGTTAAGAAATCACATCACTTTCAATGTCAGTCTGCAGAAGCTGGATTAATGTGGGTATATTCTGCTCTAGAGAAATGCATTATGAAAGGAAATGGCAGGCAAGGCAGCTAACCCCAGCTGAGGCTTAAACAATGGAAGAGTTGCTACATGGCCCATCTTCCTAGTTTGAGAATTGATTTTTGTCAACACATAAATATATTACAGCTATATTAACTATAATTGTTTATTTACAATTTAATATATAACATTGCAACACCCCATGTTTACCTTCACTGAAACACTCATTTACTGTTCATATGTATAATTATAATGCTGTCAGTAACAGAGCTCCATTCATCTAATTATAATGACTCCTTTTAGAGTTAATGCAATTAGGATTCTCATTCTTGGGAAAACGTTGTGACTGCTAAGGCAACTGTACATTTGCTGAGGAAACCAAACAAAATTAAACATCCTGCAATCAACAATAGTTATCCCCACTTGCGATCTTCTTATCACAACCTGTTTTAGGATTGTTTCTGTGAATTCCAACAATGACTTTAGAATATTAGAAATAACATACAAAATAAGTCTCTTTGGAAATGGTTCCAAAGTGATCAGGATTGTTATTTTGATTTACTTTTATTGTTAATGGCCATTAGAAACACCTGTTACTGTTTGCCCTTGTGATTTTATTTTAACGGTTTTAATATCAAGATTATAATGCGCAACCTTTTTTAGAAAACATAGTGTGCTcacagggtggggggggagtgcaAATTGTCCATGTTTCACACTAATCTCAGTGTCCTGCTGCAGAGTAAATGGTACAGAGGCACCTTTGGATTTTACGGCGTAGTTTACGATAATCCTTCAGCAAAATCAATATTATGATGATGGATTAAACAAACctcaaaaatttaaattataacaaTTACTTCCCCAACCCTATCTAAATCTTACATTCAAGAAATCAATGGACATTTCTTTTACTGCGTAACTTCAATCTGTAAACACAAACATTATTTGGCCTTCCTGTTCTTCTTACAAAATTGTATCACTTCATATTTAGCATTATTGAAATTCATTCTCCAATTGTAGACTATACTTTCTAGTTTAGTAATGTCTCCTGAATGTTATCAGTCTCCCTTTGTACTCATTACACTGCCCTATGTCGTGTGATCAAAGTTTGAAATAGTACTTATGACTTTTGTATCCATATCAATCACATGAACAATACTGAACTCCCAGCACTGTTCACTTTTTCTCAGGCTTTGCCAGTCTCAATAGCTACTTTTAATTTGTATTGTCGTCTTTTTTTGCAATCAGCTTGGTATCCATTCTACTATTTGTCCCCACTTCAGATGCTTTGATCCTGTTGGTGGGGATCATTGGAACTGGGCACATTGATTCAACCATTTTGTACAGTTGAGGAGTTCCTACTCTGAAATGGCTGTGACTCTTTGGAATTCTCCACTACAGAAAGTCATTGAATGTATTCAAGGTGGGGGTTGGCAGTCACTTGAAGTACAGGAATGTCAAGGGGCATTGAGGCTAAGATTAGAGATACAAAAATTTGAGGGAGGAGATTTCAGGGACTTCTACTCTTGTTGCTAATGCTGTTAGATGAGTATATTGTTTGGTTATTTTgtaagacatttaaaaaaattcaaatgATACTACAACTATTGTCCGCTCTTCCCGTAAGCCTAAGCTAATGAGAGAAGGTGGCATGTGGTATACAGTATATGTTGGAATAGATGAGACTGGTTCAGTGGTGTTTATTATTTACAGAAAATTTTTATGTAATTGTTATAAAATCAATAATtgacttattattgtcacatataatAAGGTACAGTTAACATAATCTTGTtttacatgccatccatacagattatttcagTACGTcaagtagtacaagggaaaaacaataacaatgcagaaaatGGTGTTATAGTTGCAGAGTAAGTGCAACACATTCAATAAGATGCATGCCATGACAGGGTAAATTGTAATGTCAGGAGTTCATCTTATACAAGATCTGCATTCAGTATTCTTATAACAGtcagatagaagctgttcttaagcctggaggtacatgctttcaggcttttgtacattCTGCCTGATAGGAGGAGGAAGAAAGAATATCTGGGATTGTGTTGTCTGCTTCCCAAGGCAGTGTGAGGTATACAGACTTTATGGAAGAAAAGTTGCACTTGTAGTCTTGAGCAGAGTCGTTGGCCAAATGAGGCCATAATGTATCTGGATAGGTTGCTTTCTGTGGTAGATCTACAAAATTGGAGAGTGCCTATTTCCTTGGCCTCCTGAGGAAGGAGAGGAAATGGTAATATAATAGTATCAGTGGGTCTAGAACTGATCCTTGGGCAATGTCTGCTGTAACATTGCTCTAGTTTGGTAAGCAATCATTCGTTACTGCTATTTCCTGCTACTTTGTTGATTTTCTATCCAAGCTGCTAATGTAATAGACAATTCTACATTTTTCAATTTCCTCCTTCAAATGGAATTCATATTTCAAGAACAAATGAATGATTTTGAACTTTTGCTCACATGATGTGTAATGTATTCTTCCTCAATACCAACATTTTGAAGTTCATCCTAGACATAGATGCTACAGAATCTTTTTAAGCATTTAGTAATTGCCCAAGTAACAAATGTCTTTtatgatatttattgttttgtcAGGATCTGGGCATTGCTTGCATAGCTCTTATGGCCCATTCTTAATTGCCTTTAAATGTGAATTACCTTCTTGAGCCACAGTCCATCAGTGTTGATGTAAAAAGCACTCACTGTTGCTGCTTCAGGGTTTAGCCGCTGGGACCATGAATGAGTGGTGTTGATGGTTGTATATGACTTGGAGGGGAAAATGTAGATGAGATGCTCTCTTGTCCTCAGTAGTAGAATTTCCTGATTTGGGTGACCATGCAGAAGTAGTCCAGGTACACAACAGTAGTGCATTTTTGTATGATATACACAGCAACAGCATTGATGGTGCTTGTTACCTCTTCGCCTTAATGTTCTCTTCCTGCATGCAGGTTTGGACCATTATGAACAAGGAATTGAACAATGTGCTATAATTtggggaacacctttagaagaaAGGCCATTGGTAAAGCTACTAAATATAATTGAGCCCAGAACATTTTCCTGAGTAAATGATAGGTCCTGGAgctacaaacaatctgctggagaagctcactagttcaggcagcatttgtaggaACCGTTGATATTCCAAGTCAGAACTCTATATCATGACTGAGAGTGCTGAGGTGAGATGGCAGTATAAAGAGAAGGGGCTGGTGAGAAATGGGTCTGAAGTAATTGGTGGACCAAGAAGGGACGTAAAAAGACAGGCAGTTTGTGCCAAGtagacacatacaaaatgcctcctgacctgagttcctccggcattttatgtgtattaactctggatttccagattctgcagaacctcttgtgtttttgCTGTACCAGGTAGAGATGgagtcagagagagggagagagagaaaatatattGAGAAACAGAAGTAAGGTCTGCTGAAGGAGGATAAGCAGGAACACAGGAATTACCAGTGCTGGATGCTGATGTACTGGGACTGGATGATTAGCCTCCAGTAATCATAACCATCTCCATTAAGTATTTTTCCCTTGACTTCCACATGATGTGTTGATGTCAAGTTCAATCATTCTTTTCTCATCTTTGGAATCCATTTGGTGCAACTAGATACTATAAAGATCAAAAGCAATGCacgaaaaatgctggaggaactcagcaggccaggcagcatctatggaaaaaagtaagcagttgatgtttcagaccaagacccttcatctgagtcttgatgaagggtctcaacccaaaatgtcaattgtatactcttttccatagatgttgacaGACATACTGGGCtccttgagcattttgtgtgttcctttTGATTGCCAGCATTTGAAAATTTTCTCTCGTTTGCTATAAAGATCAATTTGTGTAGGCTTTTATTATTAGAGAAATTGGGaggtggtctgcaaccaattacaGACATTCCCCCTTTTCTCTCCATGCTCCCTATCTCAGCACGTTACAGTCTACTCACTTCTGTAAAATTTTCTAGTTAAGAGACACCCTTAACTTGAAATGGCAACTCTGTTTACAGAGTCTGATTgatttacataagaacataagaaataggagcaggaataggctatctggcccatcgagcatgccccaccattcaataagatcatgggtgatctgtctgtaaactcagctccatctacctgccttttccccataacctttaattcccttactatgttaAAAAAACctttctaactgtatcttaaatatatttagtgaagaagcctcaactgcttccctgggcagagaattccacagattcaccactctgggaaaaacagtttctcctcatctccatcataaatcttctccccttaatcttgaggcaatgtcccctagttctagtctcacctaccaatggaaacaactttcccagttctatcttatctatccctttcaaaatttatgtttctataagatcccctctattcttctgaatttcagagagtatagtcccaggtgactcaattgctcctcataatttaaccctttcatccctggaatcaaactggtgagcctcctctgcactgccttcaaagccagtatatccttcaagTGTGGAAACcacaactgtacacagtactccaggtgcagcctcaccagtaccctgtatagttgcagcatgacctctagcaatgaaggccaacattctgtttgccttaaTAACCtgtgtacctgcaagccaactttctgcgattcatgaacaagcactcccaagaccctctgcCCAACAGCATGCTatgatctttcaccatttaaataataatctgctcttctattattccttccaaagtggatgatcttgcatttaccaacgttgtattccatctgccagaccttggtccactcacttaacctatctatatccctctgcagactctccacatcctctgtacaatttgctttcccactcagtttagtgtcatcagattttgctacgctacactcagtccccctcttacaaatcatcaatataaatggtaaacagctgtggcaccctgctcaccactgactgccaaccagagatacacccatttataccaactctctgccttctattggttaaccaatccactatccatgttAATACAGTtcttccaactccatgcatccctatcttatttataagtctcttgtgcaccttatcgaacgccttctggaaatccaagtatacgacatccacctgttcccctctatccactgcactcattatgtcctgaaagaactccagtaagtttgtcaaacaggacctgccctttctgaatccatgctgcatctgtctaatggaaccactcctttctaaatgtttcactattttttccttaatgacagcttcaggcATTTTCCTGaccacagatgttaagctaactggcctatagttgcccaccTTTTGACTACAGCCTCttttaaaaagtggcatgacatttgctgtcttccagtctgctgggacctgcccagagtctagagagttttgataaatgattaccaacgcatctactataacctcctccaattccttcagcactctgggatgcatcccatcaggaccaggggacttatctaccttcaggccctctagtttggtTTAGTGA is from Hypanus sabinus isolate sHypSab1 chromosome 5, sHypSab1.hap1, whole genome shotgun sequence and encodes:
- the qng1 gene encoding queuosine salvage protein isoform X3; translated protein: MPMIEERLRVLKEAGSILLEKFDGSFLNCIKKSENNAQKLLQLVVENFPSYRDEAMFQGKKVAFYKRAQILVADIWGLLEGKGYGLFHDIASLSMFADYRIPQALVYFGAMKYSQELMEKLKQGVLFHSGDREEVEIRGCSIWCIELIMHHIRELGTQKKCVNKEINSVLVDYYLWDYARDHRKDMVDIPIHRVRCIYY